In Elaeis guineensis isolate ETL-2024a chromosome 1, EG11, whole genome shotgun sequence, a genomic segment contains:
- the LOC105033573 gene encoding uncharacterized protein, protein MAEALLRREIEEIKTLADRSTAYAALLHLQRLSADDPSSMEALSLHSPSLIPLVLSDIHRQDEEISSQALKCLGFMLYHPSLVPTVSEGVAQSVLESLVKLIMTTRMKAVCNLGIWCISIQQLGAAFVEFSMDLLLKAVVHALDNPFGSLSTTFEAMQAVMKLAAQLGGHMRDMSNIWVPPVYRRLLSTDKRERNMAERCLLKTKSIICPPPLLLSKAVMLELKQKLLPSMMDAVHDHRQKVHMIQAWGWYICLLGSDALSDRHMVNKMLKIPEQTFSDPDPQIQIASLVAWECLVDALLPPQIIDLLMKTPQDVIQQIGPTPSASWRHCNDKINCLLKRIKVMMMPLQGIIASKCDISVRSCCLKTWRYLLHKLDLVVNHPSILETTLWPILKSVFSRGPDHQSIGLWTSCVDLLDELVLSKIKVGEMATTAEQHSDNLVNNGALAGPAINCKASWKDFPVKWSPWDISNLDLHLEMIGTIVSPELMATLTSENRTQAFNAALKIFRSVLQGVKVELKRLSTQYDRVQICIKTIFKFTKEVCETINLEQNSNQLLWIALEFVKVIREELATNILASPLYWVSLDLKYIHDLQCSETIDYPNVSDLGVGSLAYMDMISPIDYTTILYLSVIAQSVQEKSDTDGIILAMQHSNILFGTVNPLINLHAIVCFLNMHLGKPVHGRLSWLPVWKFIAEGLKKHVDGVNDLSQLTTDGATATYDAVYWFLSYPFLILLFPELVFTSRSIGKPSEKQLISSHNELELEPVIEAWKTLFGSYSLAYQMLTSSMHNFTEGLCELLARVLNENIRILQDSIESLNAKAQNLVTVSVYGEVVIHMLNHIQLLNVATSESKVSNKGSDNILLKTKGSDHRRQCSSIKNSLGLVGRFLGLSLTFMNANPLVEHEVMSRVFTTLASFVGHLVLKQDILSFLEIISEALAQWLSFCALMYGKMKQGNTICQLHRFWAQTLDCLQRSQPSIVFDSFFLKDQPSLLQTALDHPHPPISNSSIAFWNAIYGQKGYMQYHHCLLPVLNKLSRSGRINLPKNSRVILAKNGCLLKEPRDASHKYGEPMLQKRNSELDNAEDPENDNGHVDIVNMGLRRKRLKMSEHQKKLAGHQGRVQGIHGPGPGMDVGFGQKSKHPLGKKELRKPEHILEMLKRAS, encoded by the exons ATGGCGGAAGCCCTCCTCAGGCGCGAGATCGAAGAGATCAAAACCCTAGCCGATCGATCCACGGCTTACGCCGCCCTCCTCCACCTCCAGCGCCTCTCCGCCGACGATCCCTCCTCCATGGAAGCCCTTTCCCTCCACTCCCCTTCCCTCATCCCTCTCGTCCTCTCCGACATTCATCGCCAAGACGAAGAGAT ATCCTCCCAGGCTTTGAAGTGCCTCGGATTCATGCTGTATCATCCGTCATTGGTTCCTACTGTTTCAG AGGGAGTTGCTCAGTCGGTTCTGGAGTCGCTGGTAAAGCTAATAATGACGACTCGGATGAAG GCTGTTTGCAACTTGGGGATCTGGTGCATCTCCATTCAGCAATTAGGTGCTGCCTTTGTGGAATTCAGCATGGACTTATTACTGAAGGCTGTTGTCCATGCCCTCGACAATCCATTTGGTTCTTTGTCCACCACGTTTGAGGCAATGCAG GCTGTGATGAAATTGGCTGCTCAGCTTGGTGGACATATGAGAGACATGAGCAACATTTGGGTTCCACCGGTATACAGAAGGCTTCTTAGCACTGATAAGAGGGAGAGGAATATGGCAGAGAGATGCCTCTTGAAGACTAAATCTATCATATGTCCCCCTCCACTGCTTCTTTCTAAG GCAGTTATGTTAGAACTTAAGCAAAAACTGCTTCCAAGTATGATGGATGCTGTTCATGATCATCGGCAGAAGGTTCACATGATCCAAGCATGGGGATGGTATATCTGCTTGCTTGGTTCTGATGCATTGAGTGATAGACATATGGTCAATAAAATGCTCAAAATCCCTGAGCAGACATTTAGTGATCCCGATCCACAAATCCAGATTGCATCATTG GTTGCCTGGGAATGTTTGGTTGATGCACTCCTCCCACCTCAAATAATTGATCTTTTGATGAAGACACCTCAAGATGTGATTCAACAAATTGGACCTACACCATCTGCTTCATGGAGACATTGTAACGATAAGATCAACTGCCTATTAAAAAGAATTAAAGTCATGATGATGCCCTTACAAGGAATCATAGCAAGTAAATGTGACATATCTGTTCGTTCATGCTGCCTGAAGACATGGCGCTATCTTCTACATAAACTCGATCTCGTTGTTAACCATCCTTCAATTTTAGAAACCACCCTTTGGCCGATTCTTAAATCAGTATTTTCCAGGGGACCTGATCACCAAAGCATTGGTTTATGGACCTCATGTGTTGATCTGCTTGATGAGTTGGTCTTGTCAAAAATAAAGGTTGGAGAAATGGCCACGACAGCGGAGCAGCATTCAGATAATCTAGTAAATAATGGTGCTCTAGCTGGACCAGCCATAAATTGTAAAGCCTCATGGAAGGATTTTCCAGTCAAATGGTCACCTTGGGATATTAGTAACTTAGACCTCCACCTAGAGATGATTGGCACAATTGTCAGTCCAGAACTAATGGCGACTCTGACATCTGAAAATAGAACTCAGGCTTTCAATGCTGCCTTAAAGATCTTCAGATCAGTATTGCAGGGTGTTAAAGTTGAACTTAAGAGGCTGTCCACTCAGTATGATCGGGTCCAAATCTGCATTAAAACTATTTTTAAGTTCACAAAGGAGGTGTGTGAAACTATAAATTTGGAACAAAATTCTAACCAATTGTTATGGATAGCTCTGGAGTTTGTAAAGGTTATCAGGGAGGAGCTAGCAACTAATATCCTGGCATCCCCGCTTTACTGGGTCAGCTTAGATCTCAAGTACATCCACGATTTGCAATGCTCGGAAACTATTGATTATCCAAATGTATCAGATCTTGGAGTGGGATCTCTTGCTTACATGGATATGATTTCTCCAATTGATTACACAACCATATTGTATCTCTCTGTGATTGCTCAGTCAGTCCAAGAAAAGTCAGACACTGATGGTATTATACTTGCAATGCAACACTCCAATATTTTATTCGGTACAGTAAATCCCCTAATCAATTTGCATGCCATAGTCTGCTTTCTGAACATGCACTTAGGAAAGCCTGTGCATGGTAGGTTATCCTGGTTGCCAGTATGGAAATTCATTGCAGAGGGCCTGAAGAAGCATGTTGATGGTGTTAATGATCTTTCTCAATTGACAACTGATGGTGCTACTGCTACTTATGATGCAGTTTATTGGTTCTTATCTTACCCCTTTCTCATTCTTCTCTTTCCTGAGTTGGTTTTCACCTCTAGAAGTATTGGTAAACCATCAGAGAAACAGCTGATTTCTTCACACAATGAACTTGAGTTGGAACCTGTGATTGAAGCATGGAAGACACTTTTCGGTTCTTATAGTCTTGCCTATCAGATGTTGACTTCTTCCATGCACAATTTTACAGAAGGTCTATGTGAACTTTTGGCAAGAGTGCTTAATGAGAACATCAGGATATTGCAGGACAGTATTGAGTCCTTGAATGCGAAGGCTCAGAATCTTGTTACTGTTTCTGTATATGGTGAAGTAGTCATACATATGTTGAATCATATCCAGCTTTTGAATGTTGCAACTTCAGAGTCAAAAGTATCGAACAAAGGCTCTGATAATATTTTGCTAAAAACCAAAGGTTCTGATCATCGTAGGCAATGCAGCTCGATCAAGAATAGCTTGGGGCTTGTTGGCAG ATTTTTGGGTTTATCACTTACATTTATGAATGCAAATCCACTGGTGGAACACGAAGTTATGAGTAG GGTTTTCACAACCTTGGCTAGTTTTGTAGGCCATCTTGTCTTGAAGCAAGATATTCTTTCATTCTTGGAG ATAATCTCTGAAGCATTGGCTCAATGGCTGTCTTTTTGTGCTCTCATGTATGGCAAGATGAAACAAGGAAACACCATTTGTCAACTTCATCGCTTCTGGGCTCAGACTCTAGATTGCTTGCAGAGAAGCCAACCATCAATTGTTTTTGATTCATTCTTTCTTAAAGACCAACCATCTCTCCTCCAGACAGCTCTTGATCACCCACACCCTCCTATTTCAAACTCTAGCATTGCATTTTGGAATGCCATATATGGTCAGAAAGGATACATGCAATACCATCATTGTTTGCTCCCAGTGTTAAACAAATTGTCAAGAAGTGGAAGAATAAATCTTCCAAAGAACAGCCGAGTTATTCTTGCTAAAAATGGCTGTTTGCTTAAAGAACCTAGAGATGCATCACACAAATATGGAGAGCCCATGCTGCAGAAGAGGAACTCTGAACTAGATAACGCAGAGGATCCAGAGAATGATAATGGACATGTTGACATTGTAAATATGGGTTTAAGAAGAAAAAGGCTGAAAATGTCTGAGCACCAAAAGAAGCTAGCAGGACATCAAGGAAGAGTTCAGGGTATTCATGGTCCTGGCCCTGGGATGGATGTGGGTTTTGGTCAGAAGTCTAAGCATCCACTGGGCAAAAAAGAGCTTAGAAAGCCAGAGCACATCTTAGAAATGCTTAAAAGGGCAAGCTAA